The following are encoded together in the Pseudoclavibacter endophyticus genome:
- the treZ gene encoding malto-oligosyltrehalose trehalohydrolase → MRREIPFDVWAPRASSVELVLDPGDRNIVVPMRAAGGGWFSPERHAALDEPELDFGYRIDGSDALVPSPTSRRLPHGVHGPSRTFDATSFEWTDRDWRGRRLAGGVIYELHIGTFTQEGTLDAAAQRLGELVDLGVDFVELMPVNAFNGAEGWGYDGVAWYAVHEAYGGPRAYQRFVNACHERGLGVVQDVVYNHLGPSGNYLGQFGPYLQSGTSTGWGELVNLDGPDSDEVRRYILDNAAMWFDDYHVDALRLDAVHALRDTRATHVLEELARETEVRSVGLGRPLSLIAESDLNDPRMITPVTAGGLGIDAQWADDFHHAVHAAITGERSGYYEDFAEHGLASVAKVLERGFFHDGTLSTFRERHHGRPLPDATATWRLVTCIQNHDQVGNRAAGDRFGQTLSDDQLIVAAALLLTAPFTPMLFMGEEWGAATPFPFFSSHPEPELGEAVSAGRAREFERMGWDHDAVPDPQARATFESARLDWSERSTARGARVLHAYRDLIRLRRELPDLVDPRLSARRAVVDEQARTLVLAAGQVRAAFNLSDEPREVALEAGGADGADGPGDADGPSGLSLAWQSTGAVRITGADGRDARGPAARTLALPAWSAAVVTA, encoded by the coding sequence ATGCGGCGCGAGATCCCGTTCGACGTCTGGGCACCGCGTGCCTCGAGCGTCGAGCTCGTGCTCGACCCCGGGGACCGAAACATCGTCGTTCCGATGCGTGCCGCGGGCGGTGGCTGGTTCTCGCCCGAGCGGCACGCGGCGCTCGACGAGCCCGAGCTCGACTTCGGCTACCGCATCGACGGGTCGGATGCCCTGGTCCCGTCGCCGACGTCGCGCCGGCTCCCGCACGGGGTGCACGGCCCATCCCGCACCTTCGATGCGACGTCGTTCGAGTGGACCGACCGCGACTGGCGGGGACGCCGGCTCGCGGGCGGCGTGATCTACGAGCTGCACATCGGAACGTTCACGCAGGAGGGCACCCTCGACGCGGCGGCGCAGCGGCTCGGCGAGCTCGTCGACCTCGGTGTCGACTTCGTCGAGCTGATGCCCGTGAACGCCTTCAACGGTGCTGAGGGCTGGGGCTATGACGGCGTCGCCTGGTATGCCGTGCACGAGGCCTACGGCGGGCCGCGCGCCTACCAGCGCTTCGTGAACGCGTGCCACGAGCGCGGGCTCGGCGTCGTGCAAGACGTCGTCTATAACCACTTGGGTCCGTCGGGCAACTATCTCGGCCAGTTCGGGCCCTACCTGCAGTCGGGCACGTCGACGGGGTGGGGTGAGCTCGTCAATCTCGACGGGCCCGATTCCGACGAGGTGCGCCGCTACATCCTCGACAACGCCGCGATGTGGTTCGACGACTATCACGTCGACGCGCTTCGGCTCGACGCCGTCCACGCGCTCCGCGACACGCGCGCGACGCACGTGCTCGAAGAGCTCGCGCGCGAGACCGAGGTGCGCTCGGTCGGGCTCGGCCGCCCGCTCTCGCTCATCGCCGAGTCGGATCTCAACGACCCGCGCATGATCACGCCCGTGACGGCCGGCGGCCTCGGCATTGACGCCCAGTGGGCCGACGACTTCCACCATGCCGTGCACGCCGCCATTACGGGCGAGCGCAGCGGCTACTACGAGGACTTCGCCGAGCACGGCTTGGCCTCGGTCGCGAAGGTGCTCGAGCGCGGGTTCTTCCACGACGGCACCCTCTCCACCTTCCGCGAGCGCCACCACGGGCGGCCGCTCCCCGACGCGACCGCGACCTGGCGACTGGTCACGTGCATCCAGAACCACGACCAGGTCGGCAATCGGGCGGCGGGTGATCGCTTCGGGCAGACGCTCAGTGATGACCAGCTCATCGTCGCAGCCGCGCTGCTGCTCACGGCCCCGTTCACGCCCATGCTGTTCATGGGTGAAGAGTGGGGAGCAGCGACGCCGTTCCCGTTCTTCTCGTCGCATCCGGAGCCCGAGCTCGGCGAGGCGGTCTCAGCGGGCCGCGCGCGCGAGTTCGAGCGCATGGGCTGGGACCACGACGCCGTGCCCGACCCGCAGGCCCGCGCGACCTTCGAGAGCGCCAGGCTCGACTGGTCGGAGCGGTCGACCGCCCGCGGCGCCCGCGTGCTGCACGCCTACCGAGATCTCATCCGGCTGCGGCGGGAGCTGCCAGACCTCGTCGATCCGCGCCTCTCCGCCCGGCGCGCGGTCGTCGACGAGCAGGCCCGCACGCTCGTGCTGGCGGCCGGCCAGGTGCGGGCGGCGTTCAACCTGAGCGACGAGCCGCGGGAGGTCGCGCTGGAGGCCGGCGGTGCTGACGGCGCCGATGGGCCCGGCGACGCCGACGGGCCCAGCGGCCTGTCACTCGCCTGGCAAAGCACGGGCGCGGTGCGGATCACCGGCGCGGATGGGCGGGATGCGCGGGGCCCCGCCGCGCGCACGCTCGCGCTGCCGGCGTGGTCGGCGGCGGTCGTCACGGCGTAG
- the treY gene encoding malto-oligosyltrehalose synthase, which yields MDTPTSTYRLQLTPEFGFDKARAVLPYLRGIGADWIYLSPVLQAASGSTHGYDVVDPTRVSDALGGPERFRALTDAAHEAGMGVLVDIVPNHLGVQVPRENAWWWDVLRHGEASEHARVFDIDWAAGDGRVLLPVIGDDDMPTVPGAPIGNLVVDPAAGVLRYHDNEFPLAPGSAEGEPPSDAPDAAAEQLLTGDAAMRVHAMQHYRLIHWRQGDFTLNYRRFFTVTGLAGVRVEDPDVFEATHAEILRWVREGLVDGLRVDHPDGLRDPAGYLERLAERTGGVYVVVEKILEPGERLEASWATTGTTGYDALGEIDRILTDPESEGALDELTSARTGSDPRDWHALVHEMKRDMTDGPLHAEVNRITRELTSAGVDHPDIVDAVSELLAWFPVYRTYLPDGGEHLDEAVRGARAARPDLDEAIDAVLPALRDPEHPAAQRLQMTSGMVMAKAVEDRAFYRYSRLTSLNEVGGDPSVFSISLEQFHELQRERQATCPLTMTTLSTHDTKRGEDVRAAITVLSEVPELWEDTLVQLMEAAPISHPGFANLLWQAVVGAWPATRQRLKDYALKAAREAGDRTSWTMPDDGFEGELRAAVDAVFDDAVVASLVQNFAEQIREARNSNALTAKLIQLTMPGVPDVYQGSELWRNTLVDPDNRRPVDYGARASALQGILSGVLPPIDHTGAVKLLVTAAALLLRRDRPQLFDSYEPVVATGPAAQHAVAFSRGGAITVATRLPLTLDDGGGWGDTMLHLPEGEWIDQLTARPYRGGSPVSIAALLGTYPVALLARAE from the coding sequence ATGGACACCCCGACGAGCACCTACCGCCTGCAACTGACGCCTGAGTTCGGTTTCGACAAGGCCCGCGCCGTCTTGCCGTACCTTCGCGGGATCGGCGCCGACTGGATCTACCTCTCCCCTGTCCTGCAGGCCGCATCCGGTTCGACCCACGGCTACGACGTGGTCGACCCGACGCGCGTGAGCGACGCCCTCGGCGGGCCGGAGCGGTTCCGCGCGCTCACCGACGCGGCCCACGAGGCGGGCATGGGCGTGCTCGTCGACATCGTGCCGAACCACCTCGGCGTGCAGGTGCCGCGCGAGAATGCGTGGTGGTGGGACGTGCTGCGTCACGGCGAGGCCTCGGAGCACGCGCGCGTCTTCGACATCGACTGGGCCGCGGGCGACGGTCGCGTGCTGCTGCCGGTCATCGGCGATGACGACATGCCGACCGTCCCGGGTGCGCCGATCGGCAACCTCGTCGTCGACCCCGCGGCGGGCGTCCTCCGGTACCACGACAACGAGTTCCCGCTCGCGCCAGGCAGCGCGGAGGGCGAGCCGCCGAGCGACGCGCCGGATGCCGCGGCCGAGCAGCTCCTGACGGGCGATGCGGCCATGCGCGTGCACGCCATGCAGCACTACCGGCTCATCCACTGGCGCCAGGGCGACTTCACGCTCAACTACCGGCGTTTCTTCACGGTCACGGGCCTCGCAGGGGTGCGCGTCGAAGACCCGGACGTGTTCGAGGCGACGCACGCCGAGATCCTGCGCTGGGTGCGGGAGGGGCTCGTCGACGGCCTGCGCGTCGACCACCCAGACGGGTTACGCGATCCCGCCGGCTACCTCGAACGACTCGCCGAACGCACGGGCGGCGTCTACGTCGTGGTCGAGAAGATCCTCGAGCCGGGCGAGCGCCTCGAGGCCTCGTGGGCGACGACCGGCACGACCGGCTACGACGCGCTCGGCGAGATCGACCGCATCCTCACCGACCCCGAAAGCGAGGGTGCCCTCGACGAACTGACGAGCGCCCGGACTGGCAGCGACCCGCGCGACTGGCACGCTCTCGTGCACGAGATGAAGCGCGACATGACTGACGGACCCTTGCACGCAGAGGTGAACCGGATCACGCGCGAGCTCACGAGCGCCGGCGTCGACCACCCGGACATCGTCGACGCTGTCAGCGAGCTGCTCGCCTGGTTCCCCGTTTACCGCACCTACCTGCCCGATGGCGGCGAGCACCTCGACGAGGCCGTGCGAGGGGCGCGCGCCGCCCGTCCCGACCTCGACGAGGCGATCGACGCGGTCCTGCCCGCCCTGCGAGACCCGGAGCATCCCGCCGCCCAGCGCCTGCAGATGACGAGCGGAATGGTCATGGCCAAGGCCGTCGAAGACCGCGCGTTCTACCGGTACTCCCGCCTCACCTCGCTCAACGAGGTCGGCGGCGACCCGTCGGTCTTCTCGATCTCGCTCGAACAGTTCCACGAGCTGCAGCGCGAGCGGCAAGCGACGTGTCCCCTCACGATGACGACGCTGTCAACGCACGACACGAAACGCGGCGAAGACGTCCGCGCCGCGATCACGGTGCTGAGCGAGGTGCCGGAGCTGTGGGAGGACACGCTCGTGCAGCTGATGGAGGCGGCGCCCATCTCGCATCCCGGCTTCGCGAACCTGCTCTGGCAGGCAGTGGTCGGCGCTTGGCCGGCCACGCGTCAGCGCCTCAAGGACTACGCGCTGAAGGCGGCGCGCGAGGCCGGAGACCGAACGAGTTGGACGATGCCGGATGACGGGTTCGAAGGCGAGCTGCGCGCCGCGGTCGACGCCGTGTTCGACGATGCGGTCGTCGCCTCGCTCGTGCAGAACTTTGCCGAGCAGATTCGCGAGGCCCGCAACTCGAACGCGCTGACGGCCAAGCTGATTCAGTTGACGATGCCCGGCGTGCCCGACGTGTACCAGGGGTCGGAGCTGTGGCGGAACACGCTCGTCGACCCCGACAACCGGCGACCCGTCGACTACGGGGCGCGCGCATCGGCACTGCAGGGCATCCTCTCCGGAGTCCTGCCACCGATCGATCACACGGGCGCGGTGAAGCTGCTGGTGACCGCCGCCGCCCTCCTGCTGCGGCGCGATCGTCCGCAGCTGTTCGACTCGTACGAACCCGTCGTCGCGACCGGGCCGGCGGCGCAGCACGCCGTCGCGTTCAGCCGCGGCGGCGCCATCACGGTCGCCACGAGGCTGCCGCTCACACTCGACGATGGAGGGGGCTGGGGCGACACGATGCTGCACCTGCCTGAAGGTGAATGGATCGACCAGCTGACGGCGCGCCCCTATCGCGGCGGCTCCCCGGTGTCGATCGCGGCGCTGCTCGGCACGTACCCCGTGGCGCTCCTCGCGAGGGCCGAGTGA